From one Rhizobium lentis genomic stretch:
- a CDS encoding CHASE2 domain-containing protein encodes MRRRDKPRQARQIRGRHLRLLVLSLTTLIAISLLSRLPAWSLLELRSFDYLSTVDDPRPPQGGPVIVAIDEPSLADINAQWPWPRSLHAELINQLRAAGARVIGLDIIMAEPSNPDNDAAITRAVGPDVVLAGDETLIETPQASQLIRATPLPQLTEAGAVTGIASIDLSGDGTFRRIPGYQDGFAAMLAKAAGVAPEALPAGRLIQTFGPARSYPTVSYYQALDPKGLLPPDYFKGRVVLVGLSLQNAPAIDKGGVDAFATPYTVHTGKLVSGVEIQATIYDNIRGGLSIAEARLPTVAACILISVLLAAATVWRSTGWLTVVTSAAALLAFAAVSAAGIRLAYVFVSPLGPTVAYISVVFGQAAFDFAEERRNKRQITRAFAQYISPDLVKRLSSDPTQLKLGGERRTLSVLFSDVRGFTTIAETLKDDPEQLTGLINRLLTPLSDVVMDHGGTIDKYMGDCIMAFWNAPLDDPDHALHAVRASLAMQAAISRLNGQLEREAATLGRKPHVLKMGVGINTGECIVGNMGSTRRFDYSCLGDSVNLASRLEGASKNYGVALLLGEETARLVTETYIIVELDRIIVKGRTAPSPIFTVVHKADAEALAAHQAFIEAKYAGTLAPSDPVFDTLAADIPELAGYYAVIRDALAADGKE; translated from the coding sequence GCCCGCCTGGTCGCTGCTGGAGCTCAGAAGCTTCGACTATCTCTCGACCGTCGACGATCCCCGCCCGCCGCAGGGCGGGCCCGTCATCGTCGCGATCGACGAACCCTCGCTTGCCGATATCAACGCGCAATGGCCCTGGCCGCGCAGCCTGCATGCCGAGCTCATCAACCAGCTGCGCGCCGCCGGCGCCCGCGTCATCGGCCTCGATATCATCATGGCCGAGCCCTCGAACCCCGATAATGACGCGGCGATCACCAGGGCCGTCGGCCCCGATGTCGTGCTGGCCGGCGACGAGACGCTGATCGAGACGCCGCAGGCCTCCCAGCTGATCCGCGCGACACCCCTACCGCAGCTGACCGAAGCGGGTGCCGTGACCGGCATCGCCTCGATCGATCTCAGCGGCGACGGCACCTTCCGCCGCATTCCGGGATATCAGGATGGCTTTGCCGCGATGCTGGCAAAGGCCGCGGGAGTGGCGCCCGAAGCCCTGCCGGCGGGCCGGCTGATTCAAACCTTCGGCCCGGCCCGCAGCTATCCCACGGTCTCCTATTACCAGGCGCTCGATCCGAAGGGCCTGCTGCCGCCGGATTATTTCAAAGGCCGCGTCGTGCTCGTCGGCCTCAGCCTGCAGAATGCGCCAGCCATCGACAAGGGCGGCGTCGACGCCTTTGCGACGCCTTATACGGTTCACACCGGCAAGCTCGTCTCCGGCGTCGAGATCCAGGCGACGATCTACGACAATATCCGGGGCGGCCTGTCGATCGCCGAAGCGCGGCTGCCGACTGTTGCCGCCTGCATCCTGATATCGGTGCTGCTTGCCGCCGCAACCGTCTGGCGCTCGACGGGATGGCTGACGGTGGTGACGAGCGCGGCTGCCCTCCTCGCCTTCGCGGCCGTCAGTGCCGCCGGCATCCGGCTCGCTTATGTCTTCGTCTCACCGCTCGGCCCGACGGTCGCCTATATCTCCGTCGTCTTCGGCCAGGCCGCTTTCGATTTCGCCGAAGAGCGCCGCAACAAGCGCCAGATCACCCGCGCCTTCGCCCAATATATCTCGCCCGATCTGGTCAAACGCCTGTCGAGCGATCCCACGCAGCTGAAGCTCGGCGGCGAGCGGCGCACGCTCTCGGTGCTGTTTTCCGATGTGCGCGGCTTCACCACCATCGCCGAGACGCTGAAGGACGATCCGGAGCAGCTGACCGGCCTGATCAACCGGCTGCTGACGCCGCTATCCGATGTGGTGATGGATCACGGCGGCACGATCGACAAATATATGGGCGACTGCATCATGGCCTTTTGGAACGCGCCGCTCGACGATCCCGACCACGCGCTTCACGCCGTGCGCGCCTCGCTCGCCATGCAAGCGGCGATATCGAGGCTGAACGGCCAGCTGGAGCGGGAGGCGGCCACACTCGGCCGCAAGCCGCATGTCCTGAAGATGGGCGTCGGCATCAACACCGGCGAATGCATCGTCGGCAACATGGGCTCGACCCGCCGCTTCGATTATTCCTGCCTTGGTGACAGCGTCAACCTCGCCTCCCGCCTCGAAGGCGCCTCGAAGAATTACGGCGTGGCGCTGCTGCTCGGCGAGGAGACCGCCAGGCTCGTCACTGAGACCTACATCATCGTCGAACTCGACCGCATTATCGTCAAAGGCCGCACTGCCCCCTCACCCATCTTCACCGTCGTACACAAGGCCGACGCCGAAGCACTGGCCGCCCACCAGGCCTTCATTGAGGCCAAATATGCCGGTACGCTGGCGCCGTCCGATCCTGTCTTCGACACTCTGGCCGCCGACATTCCCGAACTTGCCGGCTATTACGCGGTCATTCGGGATGCGCTGGCCGCTGATGGCAAAGAGTGA
- a CDS encoding TetR/AcrR family transcriptional regulator: MKSTASTSDKILDIAQSLIVAGGYNGFSYADISAAIGIRKASIHHHFPTKAELVTVLVDRYRKQADAGLQSLREQAANPADQLQFYVNYWHTCIRDASQPFCVCAMLASEMQMLPEEVASRVRAHFQSLAAWLSSVLQAGVEQGVFRLDKRPEEQAQMLMASVHGAMLSARALGDPGLFIAVIAPEIVRLRAADR, encoded by the coding sequence ATGAAATCAACGGCTTCGACTTCTGATAAAATCCTCGACATCGCCCAGTCGCTCATCGTGGCGGGAGGCTATAACGGCTTCAGCTATGCCGACATCTCGGCTGCGATCGGTATCAGGAAGGCAAGCATCCACCATCATTTTCCGACAAAGGCCGAGCTGGTCACAGTCCTTGTGGATCGCTACCGGAAGCAGGCGGACGCGGGTTTACAGTCTCTGCGCGAGCAGGCGGCAAACCCTGCCGATCAGCTGCAATTCTACGTCAATTATTGGCACACCTGCATTCGGGACGCCTCGCAGCCCTTCTGCGTCTGCGCGATGCTCGCCAGCGAAATGCAGATGCTGCCGGAAGAGGTCGCCTCACGCGTCCGCGCCCATTTCCAGAGTCTTGCGGCATGGCTAAGCTCGGTGCTGCAGGCCGGAGTCGAGCAGGGGGTGTTCCGGCTGGACAAGCGGCCGGAAGAGCAGGCCCAGATGCTGATGGCCTCTGTTCATGGGGCGATGCTCTCGGCGAGGGCACTCGGCGATCCCGGGCTATTCATCGCAGTTATTGCGCCTGAGATCGTGAGGCTGCGGGCGGCGGATCGCTAG
- a CDS encoding DUF308 domain-containing protein, whose protein sequence is MQTHSSPQSNWLRSYYFTRAVFSIVWIAAAILLAGQPRAVAFLLVVYPLWDALANVIDARVNGGLQANPSQTLNVVVSTVTALAVVIALSNSTYAVLAVFGAWAILAGLLQLYTGVRRWRVYGAQWVMILSGAQSALAGGFMISRSFGADAPAILDIVPYAGFGAFYFLLSSIWLVVAAYRKANA, encoded by the coding sequence ATGCAAACTCATTCATCCCCCCAATCCAACTGGCTGCGCTCCTATTATTTCACCCGCGCGGTCTTCTCGATCGTCTGGATTGCCGCGGCCATTCTCCTTGCCGGGCAGCCACGCGCGGTAGCCTTTTTGCTGGTGGTCTATCCCCTGTGGGACGCGCTGGCCAATGTCATCGACGCCCGGGTCAATGGCGGCCTGCAGGCCAATCCGTCTCAGACGTTGAATGTCGTCGTTAGCACGGTCACGGCGCTCGCCGTCGTCATCGCACTCAGCAATAGCACCTACGCCGTCCTTGCCGTGTTCGGGGCCTGGGCGATCCTCGCGGGCCTGTTGCAGCTCTATACCGGCGTCAGGCGCTGGCGGGTCTACGGCGCCCAATGGGTCATGATCCTGAGCGGCGCGCAATCGGCCCTCGCCGGCGGCTTCATGATCAGCCGGTCGTTTGGCGCCGACGCGCCGGCGATCCTGGATATCGTGCCCTATGCCGGGTTCGGCGCATTCTACTTCCTGCTGTCGTCGATCTGGCTTGTCGTCGCAGCCTATCGCAAGGCAAATGCATAG
- a CDS encoding SDR family oxidoreductase, with amino-acid sequence MALKVLFIGGTGQISHPCVERAVAEGHHVSVFNRGLRRAALPAGVTSIAGELGSRAYADLARANYDVVCQFIAFTPDQVARDIEVFSGKCGQYIFISSASVYEKPPRHYVITEETPAINPYWPYSQAKIACEELLKRSDNLAWTIIRPSHTVRTGLPIMMGDSDIMARRMLDGDPIIVAGDGHTPWTLTRSIDLAVPFVGLFGKQAALKEIFHITSDRAHIWDDIQKTIARLLGVEAKIVHVPTDTLIKYNPEWIGPLLGDKAWTAIFDNSKVKRVAGDFTCAERLDEILADPIMHLKQRLVKNPPPRGELDALIDRICAEQGALG; translated from the coding sequence ATGGCTTTGAAAGTTCTCTTCATTGGCGGCACCGGCCAGATCTCCCACCCCTGCGTCGAACGCGCCGTTGCCGAGGGCCATCATGTCAGCGTTTTCAATCGCGGTTTGCGACGTGCGGCCCTGCCCGCCGGGGTGACCTCGATCGCCGGGGAGCTCGGATCGCGCGCCTATGCCGATCTCGCCAGGGCCAATTATGATGTCGTCTGCCAGTTCATCGCCTTCACGCCGGATCAGGTGGCGCGCGACATCGAGGTGTTCTCGGGCAAGTGCGGCCAGTACATCTTCATCTCCTCGGCCTCGGTCTATGAAAAACCGCCGCGTCATTACGTGATCACCGAGGAGACGCCCGCGATCAATCCCTACTGGCCCTACAGCCAGGCCAAGATCGCCTGCGAGGAACTGCTGAAGAGATCCGATAATCTCGCCTGGACGATCATCCGCCCCAGCCACACCGTCCGCACCGGCCTGCCGATCATGATGGGCGACAGCGACATCATGGCGAGACGCATGCTGGACGGCGACCCCATCATCGTGGCGGGCGACGGCCACACGCCCTGGACGCTCACCCGCTCGATTGATCTCGCCGTGCCCTTCGTCGGCCTTTTCGGCAAGCAGGCGGCACTGAAAGAGATTTTCCACATCACCTCGGATCGCGCCCATATCTGGGATGATATCCAGAAGACCATCGCGAGATTGCTGGGCGTCGAGGCAAAGATCGTCCACGTGCCGACGGACACGCTGATCAAATACAATCCCGAATGGATCGGCCCCCTCCTCGGAGACAAGGCCTGGACTGCCATTTTCGACAATTCGAAGGTCAAGCGCGTGGCCGGAGACTTCACGTGCGCCGAGAGGCTGGATGAAATCCTGGCCGACCCGATCATGCATCTCAAGCAGCGGCTTGTCAAAAACCCACCACCGAGGGGTGAACTCGATGCGCTGATCGACAGGATCTGTGCTGAGCAAGGTGCTCTTGGTTAG
- a CDS encoding sulfite oxidase — protein sequence MPTPQQPSLIVRQKSPPNIEFPFASLSDWLIPTEQFFVRNHFPSPDLDGRDWRLRVGGAVERPIELDLESIKAMRSTTLTAVVECAGNGRVYYVPPREGLQWQNGAVGNAAWTGVLLREILEMAGVKRTACEVLLAGADSGVVDTNKKTASPGPIAFARSLPLEKAIADSTILAYSMNEEPLTRDHGYPLRAVVGGWFGMAWVKWITDITVVEQPFLGYWQARDYFRWERNLGEPRLVPLAEMEVKAQIARPVQGAHLIEGQPYRIFGAAWSGEAAIRQVQVCTGDGRGWREARLLEAERPFAWRLWEYMWTPEEVGRYVLQCRATDGAGRVQPDLQRSDCESYAANWIIPVEVTVVPEPKTYEEEFVI from the coding sequence ATGCCGACACCACAGCAACCCAGTCTAATAGTTCGACAGAAGTCCCCACCGAACATCGAGTTTCCGTTTGCGTCGCTCTCCGATTGGCTGATCCCAACCGAGCAGTTCTTCGTGCGAAATCATTTCCCCTCACCTGACCTCGATGGGCGAGACTGGAGATTGCGCGTTGGCGGGGCGGTGGAGCGGCCGATCGAACTTGACCTCGAAAGCATCAAGGCGATGCGGAGCACGACTTTAACAGCCGTCGTCGAGTGCGCAGGGAACGGGCGCGTCTACTATGTGCCGCCGAGGGAGGGGTTGCAGTGGCAGAACGGAGCCGTCGGCAATGCCGCCTGGACAGGTGTTCTTCTGCGCGAGATCTTGGAAATGGCGGGCGTCAAGCGGACCGCATGTGAGGTTCTGCTCGCAGGCGCCGACAGCGGCGTCGTCGACACGAACAAGAAAACGGCTTCTCCCGGCCCCATCGCTTTTGCGCGCAGTTTACCGCTTGAGAAGGCCATCGCTGACAGCACGATCCTTGCCTATTCGATGAACGAGGAACCGTTGACGCGCGATCACGGCTACCCGCTACGCGCGGTCGTGGGTGGCTGGTTCGGCATGGCTTGGGTCAAGTGGATCACTGATATCACGGTTGTGGAGCAACCGTTCCTCGGCTACTGGCAGGCGCGCGACTATTTCCGTTGGGAGCGCAACCTCGGGGAACCCAGACTGGTCCCCCTTGCGGAGATGGAGGTCAAAGCGCAGATCGCGCGTCCCGTGCAGGGAGCACATCTCATCGAAGGCCAGCCGTACCGGATTTTCGGAGCCGCCTGGAGCGGAGAGGCTGCTATCCGGCAGGTGCAGGTCTGCACTGGAGATGGCAGGGGTTGGCGCGAGGCAAGGCTCCTCGAAGCAGAACGTCCCTTTGCATGGCGCTTGTGGGAGTACATGTGGACCCCTGAAGAAGTGGGGCGATATGTACTGCAATGTCGCGCGACCGATGGAGCGGGGCGCGTGCAGCCCGACCTCCAGCGTTCCGACTGCGAGAGCTACGCGGCCAATTGGATCATTCCGGTGGAGGTTACGGTCGTTCCCGAGCCAAAGACGTACGAGGAGGAATTCGTGATCTGA
- a CDS encoding DMT family transporter has translation MAIHVLAVHRDTVGTEQAAGGSLAGAYSVGGFCWLLSAGVYIAAKWVSSEMPPWALCFWRVLIAWAILMPIVHRHFGAMVTLVRDRGLELLAIGGMGLAICQGLIFVGLEHADATTAGIIIALIPIITMVLARFILAEPMGRWQVIGSIVAFLGIVVIIVKGSPAALLRLDLDPGELWIVAGAFCFSLYTVLLRRAKFDLNRLALLVLLLGAAVLTALPFYLFELVSDERSTLNASGLIALGYVAIPGGAVMYYLFNRSIEALGAARAGVLLYIQTVFIAVLAYLFLGEQLQRYHLEGAVLIVAGLLLIILLRPATSAETTKA, from the coding sequence ATGGCGATACATGTCTTGGCGGTCCATCGCGACACGGTCGGGACGGAACAGGCGGCGGGCGGTTCGCTTGCAGGCGCCTATTCCGTTGGGGGTTTCTGCTGGCTGCTGTCGGCCGGTGTCTATATCGCCGCGAAATGGGTTTCTTCGGAGATGCCGCCCTGGGCGCTTTGCTTCTGGCGCGTTCTGATCGCCTGGGCGATCCTGATGCCGATCGTGCACCGGCATTTCGGCGCCATGGTGACACTCGTGCGGGATCGCGGCCTCGAGCTGCTCGCCATCGGCGGCATGGGGCTTGCGATCTGCCAGGGGCTGATTTTTGTCGGCCTCGAACATGCCGATGCCACGACCGCCGGCATCATCATCGCCCTGATCCCGATCATCACCATGGTTCTTGCCCGTTTCATTCTGGCTGAGCCGATGGGACGCTGGCAGGTGATCGGCTCGATCGTCGCCTTTCTCGGGATCGTGGTCATCATCGTCAAGGGCAGCCCGGCGGCGCTTCTGCGTCTCGACCTTGATCCGGGAGAGCTGTGGATCGTAGCTGGCGCGTTCTGTTTCAGCCTCTATACCGTCCTGCTCCGCCGGGCGAAATTCGATCTGAACCGCCTTGCGCTCCTGGTTCTCCTCCTCGGGGCGGCGGTGCTGACGGCGCTGCCTTTCTACCTGTTTGAGCTTGTCTCCGACGAGCGCTCGACACTGAATGCCAGCGGCCTTATCGCGCTCGGCTATGTCGCGATACCGGGCGGCGCGGTGATGTATTATCTCTTCAATCGCAGCATCGAGGCCCTGGGTGCGGCGCGCGCGGGCGTGCTGCTTTACATCCAGACGGTCTTTATCGCCGTGCTCGCCTACCTGTTCCTCGGCGAACAGCTGCAACGCTATCATCTCGAAGGCGCGGTACTCATCGTCGCCGGCCTGCTTCTCATCATCTTGCTGAGGCCCGCGACCAGCGCGGAGACGACCAAAGCCTGA
- a CDS encoding nucleotidyltransferase domain-containing protein, which translates to MDDIQKQILAERALAAARLCLASRYAGAAFAYVTGSVMRGEGTAFSDIDLVVVFPSLERAWRESFTEDRFPVEAFVHDPQTLARYLHADAESGYPITVNMVATGSIVGPNIEHARAIQAKAAKVLAAGPKPLDGPSYDMLRYQVTDLADDLRGARPPEEIGAISALLYQKLADLILLGRGAWTGRGKWAPRLITKLDAQLAAEFDAAFRLAVQGNCARFLALADRELDLHGGRCFDGFRQEAPVAARRSE; encoded by the coding sequence GTGGACGATATACAGAAGCAGATTCTTGCCGAGCGGGCGCTCGCCGCCGCCCGCCTTTGTCTCGCCAGCCGCTATGCCGGGGCAGCCTTCGCCTATGTCACCGGCTCCGTCATGCGCGGCGAGGGGACCGCGTTTTCGGATATCGATCTGGTCGTCGTCTTCCCGTCACTCGAAAGAGCCTGGCGGGAGTCCTTCACTGAAGACCGTTTTCCGGTCGAGGCCTTTGTCCACGATCCCCAAACGCTGGCGCGTTATCTCCATGCAGACGCAGAGAGCGGCTATCCGATCACGGTCAATATGGTTGCGACGGGAAGCATCGTGGGGCCTAATATCGAGCACGCCCGCGCCATCCAGGCAAAGGCAGCGAAAGTGCTGGCGGCAGGGCCGAAACCTCTCGACGGCCCAAGCTACGATATGCTGCGCTATCAGGTCACGGATCTCGCCGACGATCTGCGCGGCGCCCGCCCGCCCGAAGAGATCGGCGCTATTTCAGCTCTTCTCTACCAGAAGCTGGCAGACCTGATCCTGCTCGGGCGCGGCGCATGGACCGGCCGCGGCAAATGGGCGCCGCGCCTCATCACGAAACTCGATGCGCAACTAGCTGCGGAATTCGACGCTGCGTTCAGGTTGGCGGTACAGGGTAACTGCGCCCGATTCCTTGCCTTGGCCGACCGGGAGCTCGACTTGCACGGCGGGCGCTGTTTCGATGGCTTCAGGCAGGAGGCTCCGGTGGCGGCGCGGCGGTCGGAATAG
- a CDS encoding fumarylacetoacetate hydrolase family protein, whose translation MPNPATVVPRPAPVLLPVEGSDERFPVRRVYCVGRNYADHAIEMGHDPSREPPFFFQKNPDNLLPAGNPFPYPPLSIDVHYEVECVLALKSGGANIEAADALDCIYGYAVGIDFTRRDLQAEAKKLGRPWELAKAFEHSAPVSAIVPASRVGHPANGRIWLEQNGRRAQDGDLNQMIWKVPEIIAELSKLFILAPGDVIMTGTPAGVGAVARGDRITCGIEGVATLSVEVI comes from the coding sequence ATGCCCAATCCCGCCACCGTCGTTCCTCGTCCCGCACCGGTTTTGCTGCCGGTCGAAGGCAGCGACGAGCGCTTTCCGGTGCGCCGCGTCTATTGCGTCGGGCGCAATTATGCCGATCACGCGATCGAGATGGGGCACGATCCCTCTCGCGAACCGCCCTTCTTCTTCCAGAAGAACCCCGACAATCTGCTGCCGGCTGGCAACCCTTTCCCTTACCCGCCGCTGTCGATCGACGTGCATTACGAAGTGGAATGCGTGTTGGCCCTGAAATCGGGCGGCGCGAACATTGAGGCCGCGGATGCGCTCGACTGCATATACGGCTATGCCGTCGGAATCGATTTTACCCGGCGCGACCTGCAGGCTGAGGCCAAGAAGCTCGGCCGTCCCTGGGAGCTCGCCAAGGCATTCGAACACTCCGCGCCCGTCTCCGCCATCGTGCCGGCAAGCCGCGTCGGCCATCCCGCAAACGGCCGGATATGGCTGGAGCAGAACGGCAGGCGCGCCCAGGACGGCGACCTCAACCAAATGATCTGGAAGGTGCCGGAAATCATCGCCGAACTGTCGAAGCTCTTCATACTGGCGCCCGGCGACGTGATCATGACCGGCACGCCGGCCGGCGTCGGCGCGGTTGCGAGGGGCGACCGCATCACCTGCGGCATCGAGGGTGTCGCGACGCTGTCGGTCGAGGTCATCTGA
- a CDS encoding gamma carbonic anhydrase family protein: MPIYALGGLTPKLPPAGLHWIAPDAHVIGDVELGENVGIWFGSVLRGDNERITIGAGTNIQEGVMAHTDMGFPLTTGKGCTIGHHAILHGCTLGDNVLIGMGATILNGAKIGNNCLVGANALVTEGKEFPDNSLIVGAPARVVRVLDEKAVEGIRRSAGNYVANWQRFARDLRVIG, from the coding sequence ATGCCGATCTATGCCCTTGGCGGACTGACCCCGAAACTGCCGCCCGCCGGCCTCCATTGGATCGCGCCGGATGCGCATGTGATCGGAGATGTCGAGCTCGGCGAGAATGTCGGCATCTGGTTCGGATCGGTGCTGCGCGGCGATAATGAGAGGATCACCATCGGCGCCGGCACCAACATCCAGGAAGGCGTTATGGCCCATACCGACATGGGCTTCCCGCTGACGACGGGCAAAGGCTGCACCATCGGCCACCACGCCATCCTCCACGGCTGCACGCTCGGCGACAACGTGTTGATCGGCATGGGCGCCACCATCCTGAACGGCGCCAAGATCGGCAACAACTGCCTCGTCGGCGCCAATGCGCTGGTGACGGAGGGCAAGGAATTCCCCGACAATTCCCTGATCGTCGGAGCGCCCGCCCGTGTGGTGCGGGTGCTGGATGAGAAGGCTGTCGAAGGCATCCGCCGCTCGGCGGGAAATTATGTGGCGAATTGGCAGCGGTTTGCCCGGGATCTCAGGGTGATTGGGTGA
- a CDS encoding methyltransferase family protein: MTQRKIEPSRALVPSLGSLAITIIVMFAALFWPAGTLDWPRGWMFLGLFLVLTAIAIIWIWRTNPELFAARSRYQKGTKAWDAVVATLTIILFAAILPVGAFDDGRFHWAPQPDWIVFTGYLLMIAGYLGLTWAQAVNRHFEPTVRIQTDRDHKVIDTGPYAVIRHPGYATAILLAAGIALSLGSLYALIPAGLLVGVLFGRTLGEEAELRKGLAGYKEYMERVRWRWIPGIW, encoded by the coding sequence ATGACACAGCGGAAAATCGAACCCTCCCGCGCCTTGGTGCCGTCGCTCGGCTCGCTCGCCATCACCATCATCGTCATGTTCGCGGCGTTGTTCTGGCCGGCGGGAACGCTCGACTGGCCGCGCGGCTGGATGTTCCTCGGCCTCTTCCTCGTGCTGACGGCGATAGCGATCATCTGGATCTGGCGGACCAATCCGGAGCTGTTTGCGGCGCGCAGCCGCTATCAGAAAGGCACGAAGGCCTGGGATGCCGTGGTCGCGACGCTGACGATCATTCTCTTCGCCGCCATTCTTCCGGTCGGGGCCTTCGATGACGGGCGCTTTCATTGGGCGCCGCAGCCCGATTGGATCGTCTTCACAGGCTATCTCCTGATGATCGCGGGCTATCTTGGTCTCACCTGGGCGCAAGCGGTCAACCGCCATTTCGAGCCGACGGTGCGCATCCAGACCGACCGCGACCACAAGGTAATCGACACCGGCCCTTACGCCGTCATCCGCCATCCCGGATATGCGACTGCCATTCTGCTCGCTGCCGGCATAGCGCTGTCGCTCGGTTCGCTCTACGCGCTAATCCCGGCGGGGCTGCTGGTCGGGGTGCTTTTCGGCCGGACGCTGGGGGAGGAGGCGGAGCTGCGCAAGGGGCTCGCGGGATACAAGGAATATATGGAGCGGGTGCGCTGGCGTTGGATTCCGGGGATTTGGTGA
- a CDS encoding ester cyclase: MTKTELADLYRGYIACLNRQDWPNLGQFVDDDAVHNGRRLGLAGYVAMLERDFDEIPDLSFNVLMLVCDPPYVACRLGFDCSPKGKFLGLDVNGRRLSFTENVIYEIRGGKIVEVWSVIDKATIEAALAGGR; the protein is encoded by the coding sequence ATGACCAAAACCGAACTTGCCGATCTCTATCGCGGCTACATCGCCTGCCTGAACCGGCAGGACTGGCCCAACCTCGGTCAGTTCGTCGACGACGATGCCGTCCATAATGGCCGGCGGCTTGGGCTTGCGGGTTACGTCGCCATGCTGGAGCGGGATTTCGACGAGATTCCCGATCTTTCTTTCAACGTCCTGATGCTGGTTTGCGATCCACCTTACGTCGCCTGCCGGCTGGGCTTCGACTGCTCACCGAAAGGGAAGTTCCTCGGCCTGGATGTCAACGGCAGGCGCCTTTCCTTCACCGAGAATGTGATCTACGAAATTCGCGGCGGAAAGATCGTCGAGGTCTGGTCTGTTATCGACAAGGCTACGATTGAGGCTGCGCTTGCGGGCGGCCGTTGA
- a CDS encoding Fur family transcriptional regulator — protein sequence MTTPQLTKNQSLVFDVLEKAEGPLSAYTILDKLRDHGFRAPLQVYRALEKLLEYGVVHRLESINSFVACAHPGDDCHSHGIVAFAICESCGQVMEFHDHEVDHRLMGWVRGQKFKPEKTTIEIRGLCEACAA from the coding sequence ATGACAACACCGCAACTCACTAAGAACCAGTCGCTGGTTTTCGACGTGCTCGAAAAGGCCGAGGGCCCGCTCAGCGCCTACACCATCCTCGACAAGCTGCGCGATCACGGTTTTCGCGCCCCGCTGCAGGTCTACCGGGCGCTGGAGAAGCTCCTCGAATACGGCGTCGTGCACCGGCTAGAAAGCATCAATTCCTTCGTCGCCTGCGCCCATCCCGGCGACGACTGCCACAGCCACGGCATCGTCGCCTTCGCCATCTGCGAAAGCTGCGGCCAGGTGATGGAATTCCACGACCACGAGGTCGACCACCGGCTGATGGGCTGGGTGCGCGGCCAGAAGTTCAAACCCGAGAAGACCACGATCGAGATCCGCGGATTGTGCGAAGCCTGCGCGGCGTGA
- the znuB gene encoding zinc ABC transporter permease subunit ZnuB, giving the protein MLDDFFLRAILAGVGLALTTGPLGCFIIWRRMAYFGDTIAHSALLGVALSLLFELNLTLAVFAVAALVSVLLLFLQKRQALSSDALLGILSHATLAIGLVMVAFMSWVRIDLIAFLFGDILAVSTSDIALIWGGGLFVLAAIAWLWRPLLAATVNAELAEAEGLRPERARLFFMLLMAVVIAIAMKIVGIMLITSLLIIPAAAARRFSVTPEIMAVLASLIGAAAVVGGLFGSLTYDTPSGPSIVVAALILFILSLLPVRRRTVVQGQSL; this is encoded by the coding sequence ATGCTTGATGATTTCTTCTTGCGCGCCATCCTTGCCGGCGTCGGGCTGGCGCTGACGACGGGGCCGCTCGGCTGTTTCATCATCTGGCGGCGCATGGCCTATTTCGGCGACACGATCGCCCATTCCGCGCTGCTCGGCGTCGCACTGTCGCTGCTCTTCGAGCTCAACCTGACGCTGGCGGTCTTTGCCGTCGCCGCGCTGGTGTCAGTGCTGCTGCTCTTTCTGCAGAAACGCCAGGCACTGTCGTCCGATGCGCTGCTCGGTATTCTCTCGCACGCCACATTGGCGATCGGCCTCGTCATGGTCGCCTTCATGAGCTGGGTGAGGATCGATCTCATCGCCTTCCTGTTCGGCGATATCCTTGCCGTTTCCACATCCGATATCGCGTTGATCTGGGGCGGAGGGCTCTTCGTGCTGGCGGCGATCGCCTGGCTCTGGCGGCCTCTCTTGGCGGCGACCGTCAACGCCGAGCTTGCCGAGGCCGAGGGGCTGAGACCTGAGCGGGCGCGGCTGTTCTTCATGCTGCTGATGGCCGTCGTCATCGCCATCGCCATGAAGATCGTCGGCATCATGCTGATCACCTCGCTCCTGATCATCCCGGCGGCCGCGGCGCGCCGCTTCTCGGTCACGCCGGAGATCATGGCGGTGCTCGCCTCGCTGATCGGGGCGGCGGCTGTCGTCGGCGGGCTGTTCGGCTCGCTCACCTACGACACGCCGTCCGGCCCCTCGATCGTGGTCGCGGCGCTGATTCTCTTCATTCTCAGCCTGCTTCCCGTCAGGCGCCGCACGGTCGTGCAAGGACAGAGCTTATGA